GCTGCGGCTCGGTCTCGCGCTGCTCCTGATTCTCGGCGTCCTGGCCGGCGGAGCCTGGGCGTTGTGGCTGCGCCCGCTGGCGGTGCCGGTCGCGGCGGCGGAGGGCGACGTTCCTTTGGAGGTCTACGGCATCGGCACGGTTGAGGCGCGGGTGCGCTCGGCGGTCGGGCTGGAGGTCGCCGGCACGCTGACGGAGCTGTTCGCCGACCACGGCGACCGCGTGCCGCAGGGCGCTGTGCTCGCCCGTCTCGACACCCGCCAGCAGGACGCCCGCGTCGCCGAGGCCAAGGCCGCCGTCGGGCAGGCGCGGGCGGCGCGCGCCAGGGCGGAGGCCACCATCCTCAAGGCGCATTCACTGCTCGACAAGCGCCGGCAGGCCGCCGGACGACGGCAGCAACTGCTGGTCAAGGGCAGCGTGTCGGTGGAGGTGGCGGAGGACAGCGCCGCCGACCTGCGCGTCGCCGAAGCGGAACTGACGGTGGCGCAGTCCGACCTCGCGGTGGCGGAAGCCGCCGTTGCCGATTCCGAGGCGCGGCTGCGTTACGAATCCGCGCGGCTCGACCGCTACACGCTGACCGCTCCGTTCGACGCGTTGGTGATCGCCCGCCACAAGGAGCTGGGCGCCGCCGTCAATCCCGGCGAACCGCTGTTCACCCTGATCGCCCCGGACAGCGTCTGGGCGCTGGTCCACATCGACGAGGCCTCGGCCGGCGGCCTCGTGGAAGGGCAGGTTGCGACGGTGCGGTTGCGTTCGCATCCCGGCGAGACCTTTCGGGCGCGCGTGACGCGCATCGAACTGGAAAGCGACCGCGTCACCGAGGAGCGGAAAGTCTATTTGAAATGCGAGGTCTGCCCGCCGCGCGTCTACCTCGCCGAACAGGTCGAGGCGACCATCGCGGTGGGCCGCCTGCCGCGCGCCGTTCTGGTGCCGCAGACGGCGATCGATCGCTTCGACGGAGCGAGCGGCACGGTGTGGACTGTCGAGGACGACCGCCTCGCCCGCCGCGCGCTGAGTTTCGGCCGGCGGACGCTGGACGGCCGGTTGGAGGTGACCGGAGGCCTGCCCGATGGCGCGCGGCCGGTGGTCGCCGCCGT
The Azospirillum sp. TSA2s DNA segment above includes these coding regions:
- a CDS encoding efflux RND transporter periplasmic adaptor subunit — protein: MRRLRLGLALLLILGVLAGGAWALWLRPLAVPVAAAEGDVPLEVYGIGTVEARVRSAVGLEVAGTLTELFADHGDRVPQGAVLARLDTRQQDARVAEAKAAVGQARAARARAEATILKAHSLLDKRRQAAGRRQQLLVKGSVSVEVAEDSAADLRVAEAELTVAQSDLAVAEAAVADSEARLRYESARLDRYTLTAPFDALVIARHKELGAAVNPGEPLFTLIAPDSVWALVHIDEASAGGLVEGQVATVRLRSHPGETFRARVTRIELESDRVTEERKVYLKCEVCPPRVYLAEQVEATIAVGRLPRAVLVPQTAIDRFDGASGTVWTVEDDRLARRALSFGRRTLDGRLEVTGGLPDGARPVVAAVPGLREGRRADPLGTPP